The following is a genomic window from Rhododendron vialii isolate Sample 1 chromosome 9a, ASM3025357v1.
CACGTGACAATGCTCAttgacattgaataatttttccgcAAGATGGCACAAGGGTACACCTATTTTCCAAACTGTCACTTGTTTTCCTCGTTTCCAAAGTGTCATTTAAGCACCTATAAATAGGGTTGGTTCATGTGAAGTACTACACCATCATCTGATCATACCAAACATAAAGTACTTGAGTAGGAAGATCATGAGGAAATTCACAGCCTTCTCCATGTTTTCTTTggcaattttcttttgtttagttaGTCTCTCAAGGtatacaactctctctctctctgccttctCCATGTTTTCTTTggcaattttcttttgtttacttAGTCTCTCAAGGtatacaactctctctctctctctctctctctctctctctctctctctctctctccccagtCGGCTTCTAGTGAGGGATCTCGTACGTTCTTGCGTGCGGACTTCCAATCTCAGCCATCAGATACAACTAAGATTAGAAGTCCGCATGCAAATCGTGCGCGGGATGGGATCTCTCTAGAAGTTTTCTGTGTATACATACAATGCACTAAAATTGATGTGATTTGTTTTTCAGAGGAATCAGTTTTTGCCCAGCTAAGTTGACATTGCCCGGTCCATGTGGTCCAAATGGAAACTTTGATTGCTTCCTTGAATGGAACTCAAGATGTGGAGCAAGTGGGATGGCTTCAAAGTGCAGATGTGATCCTGCTCCAAGCAATCAACGCATCTGCTCATGC
Proteins encoded in this region:
- the LOC131299541 gene encoding uncharacterized protein LOC131299541; the encoded protein is MKNHDAIVPNSLQYPSSYLFTKDAFGGPYTSFVLSQMNTIPNFESQPNFPSSNHHYMVEASWFMTVLHHHLIIPNIKYLSRKIMRKFTAFSMFSLAIFFCLVSLSRGISFCPAKLTLPGPCGPNGNFDCFLEWNSRCGASGMASKCRCDPAPSNQRICSCQIICGKCGVKA